One Rhododendron vialii isolate Sample 1 chromosome 2a, ASM3025357v1 genomic region harbors:
- the LOC131317793 gene encoding eukaryotic translation initiation factor 5B-like isoform X2, which translates to MVRKKPRAREDDDQGRGVKSRKKLVVVDDDEYLIGTELLEEQQVQDEKVRPVSAKMKGKKGASKNSQEKDEGAEEEEKEEEDNVPAIAFVGKKKSRSKKGVSSTSFSSSSFGLLGEVDDDDDRSGVTCNKDDDVASDDDEESVVSFMGKKKPSQSEKKNSNLARVSAFGVIVDDEDDDRNTIENSAKEHQYSNDDDECISFLGKKKPSKSNKKSSAHVSTGSGFDKFDRWDTKDKVKGDDVAAVSFSGKKKSSWSSKKSKSMDSDALIDEENEEGTSVANDDFATLDEDPSAIIFSGKKKSSRKKSNSIFSAPESNLGDNSNVEPEEPIEVVSSKEADDPKSYKQVIEDVSETSKNKKKKKKFGRTAQEEDDLLLAELGEGSTTAKPAQAPSPREIKAQTQPESVGLSDDSFEKEGEAEGGMVSAAAKKKKKKKVKEKEKLRQEKPEEAKNGSKGKATDKKVPKHVREKQERLATLEELEEKKRREEEEKLRKEEEEQRRQEELERLAEEKKRLRKEKEKEKLQKKKQEGKPLTGKQKEEARRLEAMRNQILANGGGLPATGDMGGAPTQRPKYQTKKKPPNSQAIGVAQEMEVENTEVMENQQDSGAEVESLEPEKVETIIVEEKTEVVSGTFEENVIEEDGDEDEWDAKSWDDAAFANEEDDFEPEQVVKKEASTSKAPVFAPKVTTTLPVKSLDGESKKSRPDTELADKNKRKEPKGKKEAQNSYAWPNQSEANLRSPIYCIMGHVDTGKTKLLDCIRGTNVQEGEAGGITQQIGATYFPAENIRERTKELKADAKLKVPGLLVIDTPGHESFNNLRSRGSGLCDIAILVVDIMHGLKPQTIESLNLLKMRNTKFIVALNKVDQLYGWKACRNAPIVKTMKQQAKDVQLEFDRRLTDVITQFKEQGLNTELYYKNKEMGETFSIVPTSAISGEGIPDLLLLLVQWTQKTMVDKLMYSNEVQCTVLEVKVVEGHGTTIDVVLVNGVLHEGDQIVVCGMKGPIVTTIRALLTPHPMKELRVKGTYLHHKEIKAAQGIKITAQGLEHAIAGTGLYVVGPHDDLEDIKESAMEDVQSLLSRIDKSGEGVCVQASTLGSLEALLEFLKSPAVSIPVSVISIGPVHKKDVMKASVMLEKKREFATILAFDVKVTPEAWELADEAGVKIFIADIIYHLFDQFKAYIDNLKEEKKKEAAEEAVFPCLLKIMPNCVYNKKDPIILGVEILKGIAKVGTPICIPQREFIDIGRIASIQNNRKPLDYSKKGQEVSIKIVGSNSEEQQKMFGRHFDIEDELVSRVSRKSIDVLRDNYRGDLSEEEWKFVKKLKILFKIQ; encoded by the exons ATGGTGCGAAAGAAGCCTAGAGCACGTGAGGATGATGATCAGGGTCGTGGGGTAAAATCGAGGAAGAAGTTGGTAGTAGTTGATGACGATGAATACTTGATAGGGACAGAATTATTGGAGGAGCAGCAGGTTCAAGATGAGAAAGTTAGACCAGTTAGTGCTAAGATGAAGGGGAAGAAGGGAGCTTCTAAGAATTCACAGGAGAAAGATGAGGgtgcagaagaagaagaaaaagaagaggaggacaATGTACCCGCTATAGCATTTGTAGGGAAGAAGAAGTCTAGATCCAAAAAGGGTGTGAGCAGCACTAGCTTTAGCTCTTCGAGTTTTGGGTTACTTGGAGAggtggatgatgatgatgacagGTCTGGAGTTACTTGTAATAAGGATGATGATGTTGCCagtgatgatgatgaggagTCTGTAGTATCTTTTATGGGCAAGAAAAAACCATCTCAGTCGGAAAAAAAGAATAGTAATCTGGCGAGGGTGTCTGCTTTTGGTGTAATTGTGgatgatgaggatgatgatAGGAATACTATTGAGAACTCAGCAAAGGAACACCAATATAGTAACGATGACGATGAGTGTATTTCTTTTCTGGGGAAGAAGAAACCATCTAAATCCAATAAGAAGAGCAGTGCCCATGTGTCCACTGGTTCCGGTTTTGATAAGTTTGACCGTTGGGACACTAAGGACAAAGTTAAAGGGGACGATGTTGCTGCAGTAAGTTTCTCTGGTAAAAAGAAGTCTTCATGGTCTTCAAAGAAGAGTAAAAGCATGGATAGTGATGCTTTAATTGATGAAGAAAATGAGGAGGGCACATCTGTTGCTAATGATGATTTTGCTACCCTTGATGAAGATCCATCAGCAATTATATTTTCTGGTAAAAAGAAGTCATCCAGAAAGAAAAGTAATAGCATTTTCAGTGCTCCTGAATCTAATCTTGGAGATAATTCAAATGTGGAACCGGAAGAGCCTATTGAGGTTGTTAGTAGCAAAGAAGCTGATGATCCCAAAAGTTACAAACAGGTGATTGAAGATGTGTCAGAAACTTCgaagaacaaaaagaagaagaagaagtttggaAGGACAGCTCAAGAAGAGGACGACTTACTTCTGGCAGAGCTCGGTGAGGGGTCTACTACAGCAAAACCAGCTCAGGCTCCTTCTCCACGAGAGATTAAAGCTCAGACTCAACCTGAATCAGTTGGTTTGTCAGATGATTCATTTGAAAAGGAAGGTGAAGCCGAAGGAGGCATGGTTTCGGCTGctgcaaagaagaagaaaaagaagaaggtaaaagagaaagagaaattaAGGCAAGAAAAACCAGAAGAAGCAAAAAATGGATCGAAGGGTAAAGCAACAGATAAGAAAGTCCCAAAGCATGTAAGGGAGAAGCAGGAGAGGCTGGCTACGCTTGAGGAattggaggaaaagaagaggagggaagaagaggagaagttaaggaaggaagaggaagagcaAAGGAGGCAGGAAGAACTCGAAAGGTTAGCAGAAGAAAAGAAGCGcttgagaaaggaaaaggaaaaggagaaacTTCAGAAGAAGAAACAGGAAGGAAAGCCATTAACTGGGAAACAGAAGGAAGAAGCTCGGCGACTGGAGGCAATGAGGAACCAAATACTTGCTAATGGTGGAGGGTTGCCTGCTACTGGTGATATGGGTGGTGCTCCCACACAACGGCCAAAGTATCAAACCAAGAAAAAACCACCTAACTCACAAGCAATTGGCGTGGCCCAAGAAATGGAAGTTGAAAACACAGAAGTAATGGAAAATCAACAGGACTCTGGCGCTGAGGTTGAGTCCTTGGAACCAGAGAAGGTTGAGACCATAATTGTGGAGGAGAAAACAGAAGTCGTCAGTGGTACGTTTGAAGAGAATGTAATTGAAGAAGATGGTGATGAAGATGAATGGGATGCAAAGAGTTGGGATGATGCTGCCTTTGCCAATGAAGAGGATGACTTTGAGCCTGAACAGGTGGTTAAGAAAGAGGCTTCAACTTCGAAGGCACCAGTTTTTGCCCCAAAAGTTACGACAACCTTACCAGTTAAATCTCTGGATGGTGAAAGTAAGAAAAGCCGACCTGACACAGAGTTGGCAGATAAAAATAAGAGGAAAGAACCAAAAGGCAAGAAGGAAGCACAAAATTCATATGCTTGGCCAAACCAGAGTGAAGCTAACCTCCGATCCCCAATTTACTGCATCATGGGCCATGTTGATACGGGAAAAACCAAGCTCCTTGATTGTATTAGAGGCACTAATGTTCAGGAAGGTGAAGCTGGAGGGATTACTCAACAAATTGGTGCAACATATTTTCCAGCTGAGAACATACGGGAGAGAACAAAGGAACTGAAAGCTGATGCAAAGCTGAAGGTCCCAGGTCTTTTAGTTATTGATACCCCTGGACAcgaatcgttcaataatttaaggTCTAGGGGTTCAGGTTTATGTGACATTGCAATTTTGGTCGTCGACATAATGCATGGTCTGAAACCACAGACTATCGAATCACTCAATCTTCTGAAAATGAGGAATACGAAATTTATTGTCGCATTGAATAAG GTGGACCAACTATATGGGTGGAAAGCTTGTCGGAATGCACCAATTGTTAAGACAATGAAGCAGCAAGCCAAAGATGTCCAACTTGAATTTGATAGGAGGCTCACTGAC GTTATTACTCAGTTCAAGGAACAAGGATTGAACACTGAGTTGTATTACAAAAACAAGGAAATGGGGGAAACTTTCAGTATAGTTCCCACAAGTGCAATCAG TGGCGAAGGCATTCCTGATTTACTATTATTGTTAGTTCAATGGACTCAGAAGACAATGGTCGACAAACTAATGTACAGTAATGAAGTGCAG TGTACGGTTTTGGAGGTTAAGGTTGTTGAAGGCCATGGGACAACAATTGATGTGGTGTTAGTTAATGGTGTGCTTCATGAAGGAGATCAAATTGTTGTTTGTGGCATGAAG GGACCCATTGTCACCACAATTCGAGCATTACTGACTCCCCATCCAATGAAGGAACTCCGAGTCAAG GGAACCTATCTGCATCACAAAGAAATCAAGGCTGCTCAGGGCATCAAGATTACTGCACAG GGCCTTGAGCATGCGATTGCTGGCACTGGTCTGTATGTGGTGGGGCCTCATGATGATTTAGAAGACATCAAGGAATCAGCCATGGAAGATGTGCAGTCATTATTGAGCAGGATTGATAAAAGTGGTGAGGGAGTGTGCGTTCAGGCCTCTACTCTAGGATCATTAGAAGCATTGTTGGAGTTTTTGAAGTCCCCAGCTGTAAGCATACCCGTCAGTGTTATCAGCATAGGCCCGGTGCATAAGAAGGATGTCATGAAAGCTAGTGTTATGCTTGAGAAGAAAAGGGAGTTTGCTACAATCTTGGCCTTTGATGTTAAAGTGACGCCGGAGGCTTGGGAACTTGCGGATGAAGCTGGTGTCAAGATTTTCATTGCTGACATCATTTATCACCTGTTTGATCAGTTTAAGGCCTACATTGACAATCTCAAggaggaaaagaagaaagaagctgCTGAAGAGGCAGTTTTCCCATGTCTTCTCAAGATTATGCCGAACTGCGTTTATAACAAGAAGGACCCCATTATTTTGGGGGTTGAGATTCTCAAAGGCATTGCTAAG GTTGGAACTCCAATTTGTATACCACAGAGGGAGTTCATTGATATTGGTCGAATTGCATCCATTCAGAATAACCGCAAGCCACTTGATTATTCAAAGAAAGGCCAGGAGGTGTCCATTAAG ATAGTTGGTAGCAATTCGGAGGAGCAGCAAAAGATGTTTGGCAGGCATTTTGACATTGAAGATGAGCTTGTCAGCCGTGTTTCTAGGAAGTCAATTGATGTTCTTAGAGATAATTATCGG GGCGACCTGTCGGAGGAGGAGTGGAAGTTTGTCAAGAAACTGAAAATCCTCTTTAAGATACAATAA
- the LOC131317793 gene encoding eukaryotic translation initiation factor 5B-like isoform X1, with amino-acid sequence MVRKKPRAREDDDQGRGVKSRKKLVVVDDDEYLIGTELLEEQQVQDEKVRPVSAKMKGKKGASKNSQEKDEGAEEEEKEEEDNVPAIAFVGKKKSRSKKGVSSTSFSSSSFGLLGEVDDDDDRSGVTCNKDDDVASDDDEESVVSFMGKKKPSQSEKKNSNLARVSAFGVIVDDEDDDRNTIENSAKEHQYSNDDDECISFLGKKKPSKSNKKSSAHVSTGSGFDKFDRWDTKDKVKGDDVAAVSFSGKKKSSWSSKKSKSMDSDALIDEENEEGTSVANDDFATLDEDPSAIIFSGKKKSSRKKSNSIFSAPESNLGDNSNVEPEEPIEVVSSKEADDPKSYKQVIEDVSETSKNKKKKKKFGRTAQEEDDLLLAELGEGSTTAKPAQAPSPREIKAQTQPESVGLSDDSFEKEGEAEGGMVSAAAKKKKKKKVKEKEKLRQEKPEEAKNGSKGKATDKKVPKHVREKQERLATLEELEEKKRREEEEKLRKEEEEQRRQEELERLAEEKKRLRKEKEKEKLQKKKQEGKPLTGKQKEEARRLEAMRNQILANGGGLPATGDMGGAPTQRPKYQTKKKPPNSQAIGVAQEMEVENTEVMENQQDSGAEVESLEPEKVETIIVEEKTEVVSGTFEENVIEEDGDEDEWDAKSWDDAAFANEEDDFEPEQVVKKEASTSKAPVFAPKVTTTLPVKSLDGESKKSRPDTELADKNKRKEPKGKKEAQNSYAWPNQSEANLRSPIYCIMGHVDTGKTKLLDCIRGTNVQEGEAGGITQQIGATYFPAENIRERTKELKADAKLKVPGLLVIDTPGHESFNNLRSRGSGLCDIAILVVDIMHGLKPQTIESLNLLKMRNTKFIVALNKVDQLYGWKACRNAPIVKTMKQQAKDVQLEFDRRLTDVITQFKEQGLNTELYYKNKEMGETFSIVPTSAISGEGIPDLLLLLVQWTQKTMVDKLMYSNEVQGPIVTTIRALLTPHPMKELRVKGTYLHHKEIKAAQGIKITAQGLEHAIAGTGLYVVGPHDDLEDIKESAMEDVQSLLSRIDKSGEGVCVQASTLGSLEALLEFLKSPAVSIPVSVISIGPVHKKDVMKASVMLEKKREFATILAFDVKVTPEAWELADEAGVKIFIADIIYHLFDQFKAYIDNLKEEKKKEAAEEAVFPCLLKIMPNCVYNKKDPIILGVEILKGIAKVGTPICIPQREFIDIGRIASIQNNRKPLDYSKKGQEVSIKIVGSNSEEQQKMFGRHFDIEDELVSRVSRKSIDVLRDNYRGDLSEEEWKFVKKLKILFKIQ; translated from the exons ATGGTGCGAAAGAAGCCTAGAGCACGTGAGGATGATGATCAGGGTCGTGGGGTAAAATCGAGGAAGAAGTTGGTAGTAGTTGATGACGATGAATACTTGATAGGGACAGAATTATTGGAGGAGCAGCAGGTTCAAGATGAGAAAGTTAGACCAGTTAGTGCTAAGATGAAGGGGAAGAAGGGAGCTTCTAAGAATTCACAGGAGAAAGATGAGGgtgcagaagaagaagaaaaagaagaggaggacaATGTACCCGCTATAGCATTTGTAGGGAAGAAGAAGTCTAGATCCAAAAAGGGTGTGAGCAGCACTAGCTTTAGCTCTTCGAGTTTTGGGTTACTTGGAGAggtggatgatgatgatgacagGTCTGGAGTTACTTGTAATAAGGATGATGATGTTGCCagtgatgatgatgaggagTCTGTAGTATCTTTTATGGGCAAGAAAAAACCATCTCAGTCGGAAAAAAAGAATAGTAATCTGGCGAGGGTGTCTGCTTTTGGTGTAATTGTGgatgatgaggatgatgatAGGAATACTATTGAGAACTCAGCAAAGGAACACCAATATAGTAACGATGACGATGAGTGTATTTCTTTTCTGGGGAAGAAGAAACCATCTAAATCCAATAAGAAGAGCAGTGCCCATGTGTCCACTGGTTCCGGTTTTGATAAGTTTGACCGTTGGGACACTAAGGACAAAGTTAAAGGGGACGATGTTGCTGCAGTAAGTTTCTCTGGTAAAAAGAAGTCTTCATGGTCTTCAAAGAAGAGTAAAAGCATGGATAGTGATGCTTTAATTGATGAAGAAAATGAGGAGGGCACATCTGTTGCTAATGATGATTTTGCTACCCTTGATGAAGATCCATCAGCAATTATATTTTCTGGTAAAAAGAAGTCATCCAGAAAGAAAAGTAATAGCATTTTCAGTGCTCCTGAATCTAATCTTGGAGATAATTCAAATGTGGAACCGGAAGAGCCTATTGAGGTTGTTAGTAGCAAAGAAGCTGATGATCCCAAAAGTTACAAACAGGTGATTGAAGATGTGTCAGAAACTTCgaagaacaaaaagaagaagaagaagtttggaAGGACAGCTCAAGAAGAGGACGACTTACTTCTGGCAGAGCTCGGTGAGGGGTCTACTACAGCAAAACCAGCTCAGGCTCCTTCTCCACGAGAGATTAAAGCTCAGACTCAACCTGAATCAGTTGGTTTGTCAGATGATTCATTTGAAAAGGAAGGTGAAGCCGAAGGAGGCATGGTTTCGGCTGctgcaaagaagaagaaaaagaagaaggtaaaagagaaagagaaattaAGGCAAGAAAAACCAGAAGAAGCAAAAAATGGATCGAAGGGTAAAGCAACAGATAAGAAAGTCCCAAAGCATGTAAGGGAGAAGCAGGAGAGGCTGGCTACGCTTGAGGAattggaggaaaagaagaggagggaagaagaggagaagttaaggaaggaagaggaagagcaAAGGAGGCAGGAAGAACTCGAAAGGTTAGCAGAAGAAAAGAAGCGcttgagaaaggaaaaggaaaaggagaaacTTCAGAAGAAGAAACAGGAAGGAAAGCCATTAACTGGGAAACAGAAGGAAGAAGCTCGGCGACTGGAGGCAATGAGGAACCAAATACTTGCTAATGGTGGAGGGTTGCCTGCTACTGGTGATATGGGTGGTGCTCCCACACAACGGCCAAAGTATCAAACCAAGAAAAAACCACCTAACTCACAAGCAATTGGCGTGGCCCAAGAAATGGAAGTTGAAAACACAGAAGTAATGGAAAATCAACAGGACTCTGGCGCTGAGGTTGAGTCCTTGGAACCAGAGAAGGTTGAGACCATAATTGTGGAGGAGAAAACAGAAGTCGTCAGTGGTACGTTTGAAGAGAATGTAATTGAAGAAGATGGTGATGAAGATGAATGGGATGCAAAGAGTTGGGATGATGCTGCCTTTGCCAATGAAGAGGATGACTTTGAGCCTGAACAGGTGGTTAAGAAAGAGGCTTCAACTTCGAAGGCACCAGTTTTTGCCCCAAAAGTTACGACAACCTTACCAGTTAAATCTCTGGATGGTGAAAGTAAGAAAAGCCGACCTGACACAGAGTTGGCAGATAAAAATAAGAGGAAAGAACCAAAAGGCAAGAAGGAAGCACAAAATTCATATGCTTGGCCAAACCAGAGTGAAGCTAACCTCCGATCCCCAATTTACTGCATCATGGGCCATGTTGATACGGGAAAAACCAAGCTCCTTGATTGTATTAGAGGCACTAATGTTCAGGAAGGTGAAGCTGGAGGGATTACTCAACAAATTGGTGCAACATATTTTCCAGCTGAGAACATACGGGAGAGAACAAAGGAACTGAAAGCTGATGCAAAGCTGAAGGTCCCAGGTCTTTTAGTTATTGATACCCCTGGACAcgaatcgttcaataatttaaggTCTAGGGGTTCAGGTTTATGTGACATTGCAATTTTGGTCGTCGACATAATGCATGGTCTGAAACCACAGACTATCGAATCACTCAATCTTCTGAAAATGAGGAATACGAAATTTATTGTCGCATTGAATAAG GTGGACCAACTATATGGGTGGAAAGCTTGTCGGAATGCACCAATTGTTAAGACAATGAAGCAGCAAGCCAAAGATGTCCAACTTGAATTTGATAGGAGGCTCACTGAC GTTATTACTCAGTTCAAGGAACAAGGATTGAACACTGAGTTGTATTACAAAAACAAGGAAATGGGGGAAACTTTCAGTATAGTTCCCACAAGTGCAATCAG TGGCGAAGGCATTCCTGATTTACTATTATTGTTAGTTCAATGGACTCAGAAGACAATGGTCGACAAACTAATGTACAGTAATGAAGTGCAG GGACCCATTGTCACCACAATTCGAGCATTACTGACTCCCCATCCAATGAAGGAACTCCGAGTCAAG GGAACCTATCTGCATCACAAAGAAATCAAGGCTGCTCAGGGCATCAAGATTACTGCACAG GGCCTTGAGCATGCGATTGCTGGCACTGGTCTGTATGTGGTGGGGCCTCATGATGATTTAGAAGACATCAAGGAATCAGCCATGGAAGATGTGCAGTCATTATTGAGCAGGATTGATAAAAGTGGTGAGGGAGTGTGCGTTCAGGCCTCTACTCTAGGATCATTAGAAGCATTGTTGGAGTTTTTGAAGTCCCCAGCTGTAAGCATACCCGTCAGTGTTATCAGCATAGGCCCGGTGCATAAGAAGGATGTCATGAAAGCTAGTGTTATGCTTGAGAAGAAAAGGGAGTTTGCTACAATCTTGGCCTTTGATGTTAAAGTGACGCCGGAGGCTTGGGAACTTGCGGATGAAGCTGGTGTCAAGATTTTCATTGCTGACATCATTTATCACCTGTTTGATCAGTTTAAGGCCTACATTGACAATCTCAAggaggaaaagaagaaagaagctgCTGAAGAGGCAGTTTTCCCATGTCTTCTCAAGATTATGCCGAACTGCGTTTATAACAAGAAGGACCCCATTATTTTGGGGGTTGAGATTCTCAAAGGCATTGCTAAG GTTGGAACTCCAATTTGTATACCACAGAGGGAGTTCATTGATATTGGTCGAATTGCATCCATTCAGAATAACCGCAAGCCACTTGATTATTCAAAGAAAGGCCAGGAGGTGTCCATTAAG ATAGTTGGTAGCAATTCGGAGGAGCAGCAAAAGATGTTTGGCAGGCATTTTGACATTGAAGATGAGCTTGTCAGCCGTGTTTCTAGGAAGTCAATTGATGTTCTTAGAGATAATTATCGG GGCGACCTGTCGGAGGAGGAGTGGAAGTTTGTCAAGAAACTGAAAATCCTCTTTAAGATACAATAA
- the LOC131317792 gene encoding pleiotropic drug resistance protein 2-like: protein MAALPQDDLTRSSSSRRSFASTNRGNCASASIREAWRGQPEVFSRTTSQREREDDEENLRWAAINRLPTYDRLRKGMLNRVLDNEEIVQGEVDVTKLGNQDKKLLMDSVLKTAEEGNERFLQRLRDRTDR from the exons ATGGCGGCGTTGCCCCAGGATGATCTGACACGATCCTCGAGCAGTCGCCGGAGTTTTGCGTCAACAAACAGGGGGAACTGCGCGTCAGCGAGTATCCGGGAAGCATGGCGAGGGCAGCCGGAGGTGTTCAGCCGCACGACGAGCCAAAGGGAGCGAGAAGACGACGAGGAGAATCTCCGGTGGGCAGCGATCAACCGGCTCCCGACGTATGACAGGTTGAGGAAGGGGATGCTAAATAGAGTGCTGGACAACGAGGAAATCGTGCAAGGTGAGGTGGATGTAACTAAGCTAGGAAATCAGGACAAGAAGCTGTTGATGGATAGTGTACTCAAGACTGCGGAAGAAGGTAACGAGAGGTTTCTTCAACGATTGAGGGACCGGACTGATAG GTAG